In Humulus lupulus chromosome 7, drHumLupu1.1, whole genome shotgun sequence, the following are encoded in one genomic region:
- the LOC133788720 gene encoding pentatricopeptide repeat-containing protein At1g62350, giving the protein MLRLVQNLLRRSAPKLPPAPSNSSFDSVTNFPPQNTFSNHPHSQQQNWLRRHFSTSTASSPSLSIWRRKKEMSKEGLIVAKELKRLQSDSFRLDRFIRSHVSRLLKSDLVSVLVEFQRQNEVFLSMKLYDEVRKEIWYRPDMFFYRDMLMMLARNKKVDEAKQVWQDLKSENVLFDQHTYGDIVRVFLDNGLPSEAMYIYNEMTSSPDPPLSLPFRVILKGLLPYPDLREKVKEDFSMIFPGMIVYDLPEDLFESHDRSTDSEEDE; this is encoded by the exons ATGTTACGCTTGGTTCAAAATCTTCTGCGGAGAAGCGCACCGAAACTCCCTCCTGCACCCTCCAACTCCTCATTCGATTCTGTTACAAATTTTCCCCCCCAAAACACTTTCTCCAACCATCCTCATTCGCAGCAGCAAAACTGGTTGCGGCGCCATTTCTCGACTTCGACGGCTTCGAGCCCTAGCCTCTCGATATGGCGGCGAAAGAAGGAGATGAGCAAGGAAGGTTTGATCGTCGCCAAGGAGCTCAAGCGGCTCCAATCGGACTCATTTCGACTCGACCGCTTCATACGCTCCCATGTCTCTCGGTTGCTCAAGTCCGATCTCGTCTCTGTTCTCGTCGAGTTTCAGAGGCAGAACGAGGTCTTTCTATCTATGAAG CTGTATGATGAGGTGCGTAAAGAGATTTGGTATCGGCCAGACATGTTCTTTTACCGAGACATGCTGATGATGCTTGCAAGAAACAAAAAGGTGGATGAAGCAAAGCAGGTTTGGCAAGATTTAAAGAGTGAAAACGTTCTGTTTGATCAGCATACATATGGGGACATTGTTAGAGTGTTTCTTGACAATGGACTGCCTTCGGAGGCCATGTACATATACAATGAGATGACATCTTCCCCTGACCCCCCACTCTCTCTGCCATTCCGAGTTATTTTAAAGGGGCTTCTTCCATACCCTGATTTAAGAGAGAAAGTGAAAGAGGACTTCTCGATGATTTTTCCTGGTATGATCGTGTATGACCTACCTGAAGACTTGTTTGAGAGTCATGACAGAAGTACAGATAGTGAAGAAGATGAGTAA